In the genome of Vicia villosa cultivar HV-30 ecotype Madison, WI linkage group LG7, Vvil1.0, whole genome shotgun sequence, one region contains:
- the LOC131619470 gene encoding uncharacterized protein LOC131619470, which yields MEDILEKASVTESMFTAWLVANSKYEEARELTYRQFVSKFVYEKKEELGNRGPYTYEDIRRVGDIQYDTFRDACFVMGFLEDDQEYIGAIREASEWGSGHILRKLFVVMLLSDAVNRPDHVWNETWTLLADGLLHEQRQLILYYLCAYEFPYVKVFGILIFIYQSNQANRRTLHDFKPIPYPDGYVLQQLGNRLIYDERSYDVSAMRTEFTRLSNALTDEQGKIFEKIMTAVHTQKGGVFFLHGYGGTGKTYMWRTLASALRSKHDICLTVATSGIASLLLPGGRTAHSKFKIPVPTMDNSTCKIDYDDEVADLLR from the exons ATGGAAGATATACTGGAAAAAGCAAGCGTCACGGAGTCAATGTTCACGGCTTGGTTGGTTGCTAACAGCAAGTACGAAGAAGCACGGGAGCTCACATATCGCCAATTTGTCTCTAAAtttgtttatgaaaaaaaagaagaactTGGAAACCGC GGACCTTATACTTATGAAGACATTCGCAGAGTTGGTGACATACAATATGATACTTTTAGGGACGCATGCTTTGTAATGGGATTCCTTGAAGATGACCAAGAATACATAGGGGCGATTAGGGAAGCAAGTGAATGGGGTTCGGGTCATATTCTCCGCAAGCTTTTCGTGGTGATGCTTTTGTCTGACGCTGTTAATAGGCCTGATCATGTTTGGAATGAAACATGGACACTATTGGCTGATGGTCTGCTTCATGAACAAAGACAGTTA ATTCTCTACTATTTGTGTGCTTATGAATTTCCATATGTTAAAGTATTCGGAATTCTGATTTTCATTTACCAATCTAAT CAAGCAAATCGAAGAACACTCCACGACTTTAAACCAATTCCATATCCCGACGGGTACGTTCTACAGCAGTTAGGGAACAGGCTAATATACGATGAACGAAGTTATGATGTGTCTGCAATGCGAACCGAATTCACCCGCCTTTCCAATGCTCTAACAG ATGAGCAagggaaaatatttgaaaaaataatgaCCGCTGTCCACACTCAAAAGGGTGGTGTGTTCTTTCTACATGGTTACGGTGGAACTGGTAAAACATACATGTGGAGAACGCTTGCAAGTGCATTGAGGTCCAAACATGATATATGTTTAACCGTTGCAACGAGTGGAATAGCCTCTCTATTATTGCCTGGTGGTAGAACTGCACATTCGAAATTCAAAATACCTGTCCCAACAATGGATAACTCTACCTGCAAAATCGACTATGATGATGAGGTTGCAGACCTTCTAAGATAG
- the LOC131619471 gene encoding uncharacterized protein LOC131619471: MEHKHAFEALYRTLKDVMRTYGNSKEIFGGKVVVFGGDFRQILPVVPRGSRSDIVHSAINASYILRSVEVLTLTQNMRLQSGPNEHEKKEIADFSNWLLQIGEGKISEPNDGFADIDLPQELLIMDYNDPIVAIVNSTYPDFIQNYQSNDYLKTRAILASTLEVVDQINRHVLNLMPGEIKEYYSSNTVDRSEIHDTNVVDILTPEFLSSLTTSGLPNHHISLKVGTPVMLMRNIDQLEGLCNGTRVMVTKMANHVIEAKIMAGKSCGNLVYLPRMDMSPSQSPWPFKLKRRQFPIVVSYAMKINKSQGQSLDTVGLYLPRDVFTH; encoded by the exons ATGGAACACAAGCATGCTTTTGAAGCACTCTATCGAACTTTGAAGGATGTGATGCGTACATACGGTAATTCAAAGGAAATCTTTGGTGGAAAGGTGGTCGTATTCGGTGGTGATTTTAGACAGATTTTGCCCGTTGTTCCTAGAGGAAGTCGTTCCGATATCGTACACTCTGCAATAAATGCTTCTTACATATTGCGGTCGGTTGAAGTTTTGACTTTGACACAGAACATGCGACTACAATCCGGCCCAAATGAacatgaaaagaaagaaatagcTGACTTCTCAAATTGGTTGTTGCAGATTGGTGAAGGAAAAATCTCTGAGCCAAATGATGGATTTGCCGACATTGACTTGCCACAGGAACTTCTGATAATGGATTACAACGATCCAATCGTTGCCATTGTCAATAGTACTTACCCTGATTTCATACAAAATTACCAATCTAACGACTACCTCAAAACTCGCGCGATACTTGCTTCTACATTAGAAGTTGTCGATCAAATTAATCGTCACGTCCTTAATTTAATGCCAG GTGAGATCAAGGAATACTACAGCTCAAACACTGTCGACAGGTCGGAAATTCATGACACCAATGTAGTCGATATCCTCACACCAGAGTTTCTCAGTTCACTAACTACTTCGGGTTTGCCTAACCACCACATTAGCCTGAAGGTGGGAACGCCAGTTATGCTTATGCGTAACATAGATCAGTTGGAGGGTTTGTGTAACGGAACAAGGGTAATGGTAACTAAGATGGCCAACCATGTTATAGAGGCAAAAATCATGGCCGGAAAGAGTTGTGGTAATTTGGTATACCTCCCAAGAATGGACATGTCTCCCTCTCAATCCCCTTGGCCTTTCAAACTTAAACGACGTCAGTTTCCAATAGTTGTTTCATATGCAATGAAGATCAATAAATCTCAGGGACAATCACTGGATACGGTCGGACTTTATTTGCCAAGGGACGTATTTACTCATTGA